AACCTTAGGTAATTCGGGGACTTTAGAAAACTCGGGCTTAGGCAATTCACGAACCTTAGGCAACTCAGGTACTTTAGGCAACTCGGGTTTAGACAATTCAGGTACTTTAGGCAATTCAGGGACCTTAGGCAATTCAGAAACCTTAGACAACTCAGGATTAGACAATTCAGGGACCTTAGACAATTCATGAATCTTAGGCAATTTAGGAATCTTAGGCAACTCAGGCTTAGACAATTCAAGAATCTTAGATATCTCAGCTACTTTAGGCAACTCTAGTTTTGGCAATTCAGAGACTTTAAACATCTCTGGTGCTTTAGGCAATTTAGGAACTTTAGGTATTTCTGATACTTTAGGCAACTCGGGAACTTTAGGCTTCTCAAGCTTAGGCAATTCAGGGACCTTTGGAAGCTCAGGTTTTGGGAATGTAGGGATCTTAGGCAACTCTGCCTTTGGTAATTCAGGGACTTTCGGCAAAGGTGGCAACTCGGGTTTGGGAAGTTGTGGCACTTCTGGTTTTGGCAGCGTTGATTCGAGAAGATTGCGTGCTCCAGCAACCATTGTGTGACTGCTAGCTGACAATAACATTAGAACCACAAATGAAAAAATC
This region of Glycine soja cultivar W05 chromosome 17, ASM419377v2, whole genome shotgun sequence genomic DNA includes:
- the LOC114392745 gene encoding protein PELPK1-like; this translates as MATCGLSTVIFSFVVLMLLSASSHTMVAGARNLLESTLPKPEVPQLPKPELPPLPKVPELPKAELPKIPTFPKPELPKVPELPKLEKPKVPELPKVSEIPKVPKLPKAPEMFKVSELPKLELPKVAEISKILELSKPELPKIPKLPKIHELSKVPELSNPELSKVSELPKVPELPKVPELSKPELPKVPELPKVRELPKPEFSKVPELPKVHELPKPEIPKILEFPKVPQFPKAFSTSNP